One Akkermansiaceae bacterium genomic region harbors:
- a CDS encoding outer membrane protein transport protein, whose protein sequence is MTNKTRNYTHVTAAAALLGMSSTPLLGAGFQLAERSVSGLGRAFSGEAAIADDASVIASNAAGMILLDDGALSVGLQYIKPDVDVQGVHPNPLVGNISDTDIAEDALVPYFYYSRKINDNLSAGFGMYSSFGLATEYSRAFSSVVGSETSEITTVTLNPSLAYRLNDQWTIGAGIDVLYAEGRLTNYLGGNKFFDLEGDDWSIGWNFGVLFEVSDRTRIGLQYRSSIDLQIEGTAEGILVGSTGAYKRDASLSIELPDVAELSIYHELNDKWAIHSDVTWTGWSKFKTLAPKVHAGIDPLLAVQENWEDSYRYAIGATYKHSEKVTFRCGLAYDETPVSDASRTLRIPDGDRIWASIGATIKLNDCYNLDLAYTHLFADDTRIGPNEPAFTGTAGGDVDLVGIGISGTF, encoded by the coding sequence ATGACAAACAAAACTAGAAATTACACCCACGTTACGGCTGCCGCCGCCTTGTTAGGCATGAGCAGCACTCCACTCCTCGGCGCCGGTTTCCAACTTGCTGAGCGCTCTGTCTCCGGTCTCGGTCGGGCCTTTTCAGGTGAAGCCGCCATTGCCGACGATGCATCCGTCATCGCCTCCAACGCCGCGGGCATGATCCTGTTAGACGACGGAGCTCTTTCAGTAGGCCTTCAATACATCAAGCCCGATGTGGATGTTCAAGGCGTGCACCCGAACCCTCTGGTTGGTAACATCAGTGATACGGACATCGCCGAGGACGCACTGGTTCCCTATTTCTATTACAGCCGCAAGATTAACGATAATCTGAGTGCGGGTTTTGGCATGTATTCATCCTTTGGTCTCGCCACTGAATACTCGAGAGCATTTTCCTCTGTGGTAGGGTCGGAAACCAGTGAAATCACCACGGTGACGCTCAACCCATCACTCGCCTACCGCCTCAATGACCAATGGACGATTGGTGCCGGTATCGATGTCCTTTATGCCGAGGGCCGGCTGACCAATTATCTTGGCGGCAACAAGTTCTTCGATCTCGAAGGCGACGACTGGTCAATCGGGTGGAACTTCGGTGTTCTTTTCGAAGTCAGCGACCGCACCCGCATCGGTCTGCAGTATCGCTCATCGATCGATCTTCAGATCGAGGGCACTGCGGAAGGTATACTCGTTGGTAGCACAGGCGCATACAAGCGTGATGCCTCACTGAGCATTGAGCTTCCCGACGTCGCCGAGCTGAGTATCTATCATGAGCTAAACGACAAGTGGGCTATCCACTCTGATGTCACCTGGACGGGCTGGAGCAAATTCAAAACACTTGCTCCTAAAGTTCACGCCGGTATCGATCCGCTTCTCGCCGTGCAAGAAAACTGGGAGGATTCCTACCGCTATGCGATTGGTGCCACCTACAAACACAGTGAGAAGGTCACCTTCCGTTGTGGTCTTGCCTATGACGAAACACCTGTTTCCGATGCGAGCCGCACACTCCGCATCCCCGATGGCGACCGCATCTGGGCGAGCATCGGTGCTACCATCAAACTCAACGACTGCTATAACCTCGATCTCGCATACACCCACCTGTTTGCAGATGACACCAGGATCGGGCCTAATGAGCCAGCCTTTACTGGAACGGCAGGCGGTGATGTCGACCTCGTCGGTATCGGTATCAGTGGCACGTTCTAA
- a CDS encoding glucose-6-phosphate dehydrogenase assembly protein OpcA: MIVIDYTDDDYARALGKEVAIAEVDKELRRLWEEDKASTNASLINLAVYSEEKGAIIRNSELVQAITREHACRALLIGIDRSNPTASIRAWITAHCHLSHGRKSVCCEQLAFQLTGRSTGRLRNTVFSHLNSDLPLVFWWQGELSPIFSERLYSLIDRFVFDSSDWADPMSSFRCIEKVMEDEKDLLPMDVEWTRSFQIRLAVAGLFDDPMAANALERTTRIRIVVHPGHKMAGLQLLAWIIESTGWMRSMEFGLDDVHGADTYYFETNEGTDVTATVEVNAAGAPISLVELSSSDCLVSVSREVDAPYLHQQLEVGAHRIDRCMPANSDDAAELVMNQLSRGGKNTLYRSMMPTFLELLGGEGDCPCLMSIR, from the coding sequence CTGATTGTGATTGATTACACTGACGATGATTATGCCAGGGCCCTCGGCAAAGAGGTGGCCATTGCCGAGGTCGATAAAGAATTGCGACGGCTCTGGGAGGAAGACAAGGCCAGTACCAATGCCTCATTGATCAATCTGGCAGTGTATTCCGAAGAAAAGGGTGCCATTATCAGGAATTCCGAATTGGTCCAAGCCATCACCCGCGAGCATGCTTGCCGAGCACTCTTGATAGGGATCGACCGATCCAACCCAACGGCGTCAATCCGGGCCTGGATCACCGCGCACTGCCACCTCTCCCACGGCCGTAAAAGCGTTTGTTGCGAGCAGCTCGCTTTTCAACTAACAGGCAGGTCCACGGGACGCCTGCGCAATACCGTGTTCTCCCACCTCAACAGCGACCTGCCCCTGGTGTTCTGGTGGCAAGGTGAGCTGTCGCCTATCTTTTCCGAGAGGCTCTACAGTTTGATCGACCGCTTTGTGTTCGACAGTTCAGACTGGGCGGACCCGATGTCATCGTTTCGCTGTATCGAGAAAGTGATGGAGGACGAGAAAGACCTGTTGCCGATGGATGTCGAGTGGACACGCAGTTTTCAGATTCGTTTGGCTGTGGCAGGATTGTTTGATGATCCGATGGCGGCAAATGCCTTGGAGCGCACGACCAGAATCCGCATTGTGGTGCACCCCGGTCACAAGATGGCAGGGCTACAACTGCTCGCATGGATCATCGAGAGCACCGGCTGGATGCGCAGCATGGAGTTTGGCCTGGATGATGTGCATGGGGCGGATACCTATTATTTTGAAACGAACGAAGGCACGGATGTGACCGCGACCGTGGAGGTGAATGCCGCAGGTGCACCCATCAGCCTGGTTGAGCTTTCCTCGTCTGACTGTCTTGTGAGTGTATCAAGGGAGGTGGACGCACCCTACTTGCATCAGCAGCTAGAGGTCGGGGCACATCGGATTGACCGCTGCATGCCTGCCAATAGTGATGATGCGGCGGAGCTGGTGATGAACCAACTCTCCCGCGGCGGTAAGAACACTCTCTACCGAAGTATGATGCCCACTTTCCTGGAGTTGCTGGGAGGTGAGGGTGACTGTCCGTGTTTGATGAGCATACGTTAG
- the zwf gene encoding glucose-6-phosphate dehydrogenase — MKNPFRKDLVSRSRPEACTVVIFGATGDLTHRKLIPALYNLHVEGDLPAGVKIIGFARREKSDDAFRNGLEEINQKVSRSGHDDAIWKEFAQHVHYHQSEFQDVNGYLRLAESLEEIDRERGGNGHRLFYIASAPAYFDDILEHLKEAGLNRNSEGYWARVIVEKPFGTDLPTAQHLNKVVSRTFREKDTYRIDHYLGKETAQNIMVLRFANAIFEPLWNNRCIEQIQITCSENLGMEGGRGGYYDQSGALRDMVQNHLLQLLSLVAMEPPTDLSADGVRDEKVKVLRSMRQWDTPELVAQNVVRAQYVAGHVDGENVVGYRDEERVDPESMTESYVALRILVDTWRWSGVPFYVRMGKQLPKKATEISVHFKEPPTVLFNALSGGVPGGNVLVIRIQPDEGISLRMVSKIPGSSLRLEPVKMDFHYATSFGKGSPEAYERLLLDSMAGDATLFARRDEVEEAWKFIDHIENAWHQSKLPPKMSEYVAGTWGPRDADELLGASGHKWRRL; from the coding sequence ATGAAAAATCCGTTTCGAAAGGACCTGGTTTCACGTTCACGCCCGGAGGCGTGCACGGTGGTGATCTTTGGCGCCACTGGCGACCTGACGCACCGGAAATTGATTCCAGCCCTGTATAACTTACACGTCGAAGGCGATCTTCCGGCAGGGGTGAAAATCATTGGTTTTGCACGTCGGGAGAAATCTGATGACGCGTTCAGAAATGGACTTGAGGAGATCAATCAAAAAGTATCCAGAAGTGGTCACGATGATGCGATCTGGAAAGAGTTTGCTCAGCATGTCCACTATCATCAGAGCGAGTTCCAGGATGTGAATGGTTATCTGCGGCTTGCCGAAAGCCTGGAGGAAATTGATCGTGAACGCGGCGGCAACGGACACCGCTTGTTCTACATCGCGAGTGCTCCCGCCTATTTTGATGACATTCTGGAACACCTCAAGGAAGCAGGGCTGAATCGTAACTCCGAGGGATACTGGGCACGTGTGATTGTCGAGAAACCATTTGGCACAGACCTACCTACCGCCCAGCACTTGAATAAGGTGGTTAGCCGGACATTCAGGGAAAAAGACACCTACCGGATCGACCATTACCTGGGTAAGGAAACAGCCCAGAACATCATGGTTCTCAGGTTTGCCAATGCCATTTTCGAACCACTCTGGAATAACCGCTGCATTGAACAAATCCAGATCACATGCTCTGAGAACCTCGGGATGGAGGGAGGGCGCGGTGGTTATTATGATCAGTCGGGTGCCCTGCGTGACATGGTTCAAAACCATCTCCTACAGCTCCTGAGCCTGGTTGCGATGGAGCCTCCGACCGATCTTTCCGCTGATGGGGTCAGGGACGAAAAAGTCAAGGTGCTGCGTTCCATGCGTCAGTGGGACACCCCTGAACTTGTGGCTCAAAACGTCGTGCGCGCCCAGTATGTGGCAGGGCACGTTGATGGTGAGAATGTTGTAGGATATCGAGACGAGGAGCGGGTGGACCCCGAGTCGATGACGGAATCCTATGTCGCCCTGAGAATCCTGGTGGACACCTGGCGCTGGAGTGGCGTTCCTTTTTATGTGCGGATGGGGAAACAGCTCCCGAAAAAGGCCACGGAGATCTCCGTGCACTTCAAAGAACCACCGACCGTGCTGTTTAACGCCCTCTCAGGAGGTGTTCCCGGTGGCAATGTGCTGGTGATCCGGATTCAACCCGACGAGGGGATTTCCCTGCGCATGGTTTCCAAGATCCCGGGCTCAAGTCTCAGGCTTGAGCCGGTGAAAATGGACTTCCACTACGCAACCAGTTTTGGCAAGGGAAGCCCCGAAGCGTATGAACGGCTCTTACTCGACTCAATGGCCGGCGATGCCACCCTGTTTGCCCGCCGGGACGAGGTGGAAGAGGCGTGGAAGTTTATTGATCATATTGAAAACGCCTGGCACCAGTCGAAATTACCTCCCAAGATGTCGGAGTATGTCGCCGGGACCTGGGGGCCCAGGGATGCAGATGAGTTGTTAGGTGCGAGCGGGCATAAATGGAGAAGGCTTTAA
- a CDS encoding prolyl oligopeptidase family serine peptidase: MAAVKVAVMGDSITFGTGAEDRENNRYTTRLAHLLGAQYELKTFAAGGLCMLREADKPFANNKPWKDALTFKPDIAIIVLGTNDTCQNEKRKNWDSHNNLRADSQFLVDELRKANPEVIVHLCSPPPMFPNQPGLSPDRKNDLIERSKRLATIHHAYSYTALRDKGVFFHDLSRALASNETIDGVHPNNPGHNRIAHHLYDLVIQPTGQRARFDKISRARSEWNGFERHDYRLPKTGAQCTLIIPHTAAKGQPWIWRARFFGHQPALDLALLDRGYHLAYVEVGGLYGAGEAMERCDEFYTFLTSNFDLHKKSMMEGMSRGGLLIFNYAAKHPDRVSAIYGDNPVCDFKSWPGGKNGKFSKGDWEGCLKRYGITEEQAAKHPQISDASFATKLAKHQIPVALVIGTADVVVPPAENGELFAKHYAAAGGPVKIWHKPGKGHHPHGLSPIDPLLRFLLRADGRTTKPESE, translated from the coding sequence ATGGCGGCAGTGAAAGTTGCTGTGATGGGCGACTCCATCACCTTTGGGACCGGTGCCGAGGACCGGGAAAACAACCGCTACACAACGCGGCTAGCCCACTTACTCGGTGCACAATATGAACTTAAGACCTTCGCGGCAGGCGGTCTTTGCATGCTCAGGGAAGCCGACAAGCCATTTGCAAATAACAAACCATGGAAGGATGCTCTGACATTCAAACCCGATATCGCCATCATCGTCTTGGGAACCAATGACACTTGTCAAAACGAGAAACGGAAAAACTGGGATTCCCATAACAACCTAAGGGCCGATTCCCAGTTTCTTGTGGATGAACTCCGCAAGGCAAACCCCGAGGTCATCGTCCACCTCTGCTCGCCGCCTCCGATGTTTCCCAACCAGCCGGGATTATCCCCCGACAGGAAAAATGATCTGATCGAGCGCTCCAAGCGCCTGGCTACTATTCACCATGCCTACTCCTACACCGCACTCCGGGACAAGGGCGTTTTTTTCCACGATCTAAGCCGTGCACTCGCGTCTAACGAAACGATTGATGGCGTGCACCCCAACAACCCGGGCCATAACCGTATCGCGCACCATCTTTATGATCTGGTAATCCAGCCGACAGGACAGCGCGCAAGGTTTGATAAAATCTCCCGGGCACGTAGCGAATGGAATGGCTTCGAACGTCACGATTACCGGCTCCCCAAAACCGGAGCCCAGTGCACCCTCATCATTCCTCACACAGCAGCGAAAGGCCAGCCGTGGATCTGGAGGGCTCGCTTCTTTGGCCATCAACCAGCCCTCGATCTCGCACTGCTGGACCGTGGCTACCATCTTGCCTACGTCGAAGTGGGCGGACTCTATGGTGCAGGAGAGGCCATGGAACGCTGTGATGAATTTTATACCTTCCTGACTTCCAATTTTGACCTCCATAAAAAATCCATGATGGAAGGCATGTCACGTGGCGGGCTGCTGATCTTCAACTACGCCGCCAAGCACCCCGACCGTGTTTCGGCCATCTATGGCGACAACCCGGTCTGCGATTTTAAATCCTGGCCGGGAGGGAAAAACGGCAAGTTTTCCAAAGGCGACTGGGAAGGCTGCCTCAAACGCTATGGCATCACCGAGGAACAAGCTGCCAAGCACCCACAAATCAGCGATGCTTCATTCGCCACCAAGCTGGCCAAACATCAAATCCCGGTCGCCCTCGTGATTGGAACCGCAGACGTCGTTGTTCCTCCCGCTGAAAACGGGGAGCTCTTCGCCAAGCACTACGCCGCAGCGGGTGGGCCCGTCAAAATATGGCATAAACCTGGCAAGGGCCATCATCCCCACGGTCTCTCACCTATTGATCCCCTGCTCCGTTTTCTACTACGAGCCGATGGCCGGACGACCAAACCCGAGTCGGAATAA
- a CDS encoding sulfatase-like hydrolase/transferase has product MMKLLITSLAALLICSSASAKKPHIILIMADDVSWECFGSYGAQDYKTPELDKLAKQGVQFNHCYSTPICTTSRVMIMTGQYNFRNYTHFGLLHPKDKTFGNLLHAAGYKTAVAGKWQLNGLYNKLPGSNDAQRPLKSGFDAWCLWQLTKPKTAGSERFWNPAIEQNGKVLPKKSVAGKYGPDMMSDFLCDFFEKHHKQQPVFLYYPMVLVHNPFVPTPDSLGPNGKKTNKQPKDAKLRKKNFVAMVNYMDKIVGKIVKKVDDLGELENTLILFTADNGTNEVITSLWNNQPIQGGKGGMKDMGTHVPLIAYWKGTSSAGTVLSDLVDFTDFYPTLAEAAGIQMGENDPTDGRSFLSRLRGEKGNPRDWALCHYQCYWDKTPGQFARTQQYKLYRDGRFFSVPNDLKETTDLSKEPMSPEAKKAHQKLQATLEQCPPAPTERLGRDAKKRPLYPDWPHIK; this is encoded by the coding sequence ATGATGAAACTCTTGATCACTTCACTTGCGGCACTGTTGATATGCTCATCAGCAAGCGCCAAGAAACCCCACATCATCCTCATCATGGCGGATGATGTGAGCTGGGAATGCTTTGGCAGCTATGGCGCACAGGATTACAAAACACCGGAACTCGACAAACTGGCGAAACAAGGGGTTCAGTTCAACCACTGTTACTCCACCCCCATCTGCACGACATCGCGCGTGATGATTATGACGGGGCAATACAACTTCCGTAACTACACCCACTTTGGCTTGCTCCATCCGAAGGATAAGACGTTTGGAAACCTACTCCACGCTGCCGGCTACAAAACCGCTGTCGCAGGCAAATGGCAGCTCAATGGTCTCTACAACAAACTCCCCGGATCTAACGACGCGCAACGGCCTCTCAAGTCCGGCTTTGATGCGTGGTGTCTCTGGCAACTCACAAAACCCAAAACCGCAGGCAGCGAACGATTCTGGAACCCTGCCATCGAACAAAACGGTAAAGTCCTCCCTAAAAAAAGCGTGGCGGGAAAATACGGCCCCGACATGATGAGCGACTTCCTCTGCGATTTTTTCGAGAAACATCACAAGCAGCAACCCGTCTTTCTCTACTACCCGATGGTGCTGGTCCACAACCCCTTTGTCCCCACACCCGACAGCCTTGGCCCCAATGGGAAAAAGACCAACAAACAACCTAAAGACGCCAAACTGCGGAAGAAAAACTTCGTTGCCATGGTCAACTACATGGACAAAATCGTCGGCAAAATTGTCAAAAAAGTAGATGACCTCGGTGAGCTTGAAAACACACTGATCCTCTTCACCGCCGACAATGGCACCAATGAGGTCATCACATCACTATGGAACAACCAGCCTATCCAAGGAGGCAAAGGAGGGATGAAAGACATGGGAACGCATGTTCCTCTCATCGCCTATTGGAAAGGCACGTCATCAGCGGGCACGGTGCTCAGTGATCTTGTCGACTTCACTGATTTTTACCCCACCTTGGCAGAAGCCGCTGGTATCCAAATGGGTGAAAACGACCCCACCGACGGCCGCAGTTTTCTGTCTCGATTGCGCGGAGAAAAGGGCAACCCGCGCGACTGGGCACTCTGCCACTATCAATGTTACTGGGACAAGACACCGGGGCAATTTGCACGCACCCAACAATACAAACTTTACCGCGACGGCCGCTTTTTCTCTGTGCCCAACGATTTGAAAGAGACCACCGACCTATCAAAAGAACCCATGAGCCCAGAGGCTAAAAAAGCCCACCAAAAGTTGCAGGCGACTCTCGAACAATGCCCTCCGGCCCCCACCGAACGTCTCGGGCGTGACGCCAAGAAACGTCCTCTTTACCCCGATTGGCCCCACATAAAATAG